In one window of Massilibacterium senegalense DNA:
- the clpB gene encoding ATP-dependent chaperone ClpB: MDMNKLTQKSQQAVLEAQNNAIKYKNQEVDVDHLLYAIVSQTDGLGAHIFSKLTIDTEVFLREVDTIIQKKPQVDGPGASGNIYITSTMQRLFVKAEEEMKEMQDEYISIEHLLLAYTDLSLPSSIKQLFGAYQLTKKRLLTVIKEIRGAQRVVTDNPEATYEVLEKYGRDLVKEVESGKVDPVIGRDSEIRRVIRILSRKTKNNPVLIGEPGVGKTAIVEGLAWRIVRKDVPEGLKDKTIFSLDMGALVAGAKFRGEFEERLKAVLQEVKKSEGRIILFIDELHTIVGAGKAEGSMDAGNMLKPMLARGELHCIGATTLDEYRQYIEKDPALERRFQQVLVKEPDVEDTISILRGLKERFEIHHGVKIHDNALVAATTLSNRYITERFLPDKAIDLVDEACAMIRTEIDSMPSELDEVNRKVMQLEIEEAALSKEDDRASKERLTVLRKELADQKEKLQVMKAQWEKEKHSIQGVQQLREQLEQRKRELEQAENKYDLNKAAELRHGIIPQLQHELEEAEATILNGDTNRLLREEVTEEEISDIVSKWTGIPVSRLVEGEREKLLRLEEILHRRVVGQDEAIQLVSDAVLRARAGIKDPNRPIGSFIFLGPTGVGKTELAKALAESLFDSEEHMIRIDMTEYMEKHTVARLIGAPPGYVGYEEGGQLTEAVRRSPYSVILLDEVEKAHPDVFNILLQILDDGRLTDSQGRVVDFKNTVIIMTSNIGSQFLLDGVTDDGAIKEEARTNVMNMLKGHFRPEFLNRVDDIVLFKPLTIEEIKGIVLKLTAQLSERLKDRHMTLTITDEAQNFIANEGFDPVYGARPLKRFIQRTIETQLAREIIAGHITDGATITVEMKEGQLVVHA; encoded by the coding sequence ATGGATATGAATAAATTAACGCAAAAATCGCAACAAGCTGTGTTAGAAGCACAAAATAACGCAATCAAATATAAAAACCAAGAAGTCGATGTTGATCATTTGCTGTATGCCATTGTTTCACAAACGGATGGGCTAGGTGCTCATATTTTTTCGAAATTAACGATTGATACGGAAGTATTTTTACGTGAAGTAGATACGATTATTCAGAAAAAACCACAAGTAGATGGTCCGGGGGCATCTGGTAATATTTATATTACTTCTACTATGCAACGATTATTTGTCAAAGCGGAAGAAGAAATGAAAGAAATGCAAGACGAATATATTTCGATTGAGCATTTATTGCTAGCATATACAGATCTTTCATTACCTTCTTCGATCAAGCAGTTGTTTGGCGCGTATCAATTAACAAAAAAACGTTTATTAACGGTAATAAAAGAAATCAGGGGGGCACAACGCGTGGTAACAGATAACCCAGAAGCAACATACGAGGTATTAGAAAAATATGGACGAGACTTAGTGAAAGAAGTAGAATCAGGAAAAGTAGATCCTGTTATTGGGCGGGATAGTGAAATTCGCCGTGTTATTCGAATTTTATCAAGAAAAACAAAAAATAACCCGGTGTTAATCGGAGAACCAGGGGTTGGGAAAACAGCAATTGTAGAAGGACTTGCATGGCGTATCGTACGAAAAGACGTTCCAGAAGGATTGAAAGATAAAACAATCTTTTCTTTAGATATGGGTGCACTTGTGGCAGGAGCTAAATTCCGTGGGGAATTCGAAGAACGTTTAAAAGCTGTGCTACAAGAAGTGAAAAAAAGTGAAGGACGAATAATTTTATTTATCGATGAGCTTCATACAATTGTCGGAGCAGGAAAAGCAGAGGGTTCGATGGATGCCGGCAATATGTTAAAACCAATGCTTGCTCGTGGTGAATTGCATTGTATTGGGGCAACAACGTTAGATGAATATCGTCAATATATTGAAAAAGATCCAGCGCTAGAACGTCGTTTCCAACAAGTGCTCGTGAAAGAACCAGATGTAGAAGATACAATCTCTATTCTAAGGGGATTAAAAGAACGTTTTGAAATTCACCACGGGGTAAAAATTCACGATAACGCCTTAGTAGCAGCAACAACCCTTTCCAATCGTTACATTACAGAACGTTTTTTACCAGATAAAGCGATTGACTTAGTAGACGAAGCGTGTGCGATGATTCGGACAGAAATTGATTCGATGCCGAGTGAATTAGATGAAGTAAACCGGAAAGTGATGCAACTTGAAATTGAAGAAGCTGCTTTAAGTAAAGAAGACGACCGCGCTAGTAAAGAACGGTTAACTGTGCTTCGAAAAGAATTAGCGGACCAAAAAGAAAAATTACAAGTAATGAAAGCACAGTGGGAAAAAGAGAAACATTCGATCCAAGGAGTTCAACAATTACGTGAACAATTAGAACAAAGAAAACGTGAATTAGAACAAGCGGAAAATAAGTATGATTTAAATAAAGCAGCGGAATTACGTCACGGCATTATTCCACAATTACAACATGAATTAGAAGAAGCAGAAGCAACTATTTTAAATGGAGATACAAATCGATTATTACGAGAAGAAGTTACCGAAGAAGAAATTTCAGATATTGTTTCAAAATGGACAGGGATTCCCGTCTCCCGACTCGTAGAAGGGGAACGAGAAAAATTATTACGACTAGAAGAAATTTTACATCGCCGTGTTGTAGGGCAAGATGAAGCCATTCAATTAGTAAGCGATGCGGTACTTCGAGCTCGTGCTGGGATTAAAGATCCGAATCGACCAATTGGTTCGTTCATTTTCTTAGGGCCTACAGGGGTTGGGAAAACAGAACTTGCGAAAGCACTAGCAGAATCATTATTTGATAGCGAAGAGCATATGATTCGGATTGATATGACAGAGTATATGGAAAAACATACAGTTGCACGATTAATCGGTGCACCTCCAGGATATGTTGGATACGAAGAAGGTGGCCAATTAACAGAGGCGGTACGTCGTAGTCCGTATTCGGTTATTTTATTAGATGAAGTAGAAAAAGCACACCCAGATGTCTTTAATATTTTATTGCAAATTTTGGATGATGGGCGATTAACCGATTCACAAGGACGAGTAGTGGATTTTAAAAATACAGTGATTATTATGACATCTAACATCGGCAGTCAGTTTTTATTAGACGGTGTAACAGATGATGGGGCAATTAAAGAAGAAGCACGTACAAATGTGATGAATATGTTAAAAGGTCACTTCCGCCCAGAGTTTTTAAACCGTGTTGATGATATTGTGTTGTTTAAACCGTTAACAATCGAAGAAATAAAAGGAATTGTTTTAAAATTAACAGCACAATTAAGCGAACGATTAAAAGATCGACACATGACTTTAACCATTACAGACGAGGCGCAAAACTTTATTGCGAACGAAGGATTTGACCCTGTCTATGGTGCACGTCCATTAAAACGATTTATTCAAAGAACTATTGAAACGCAGTTAGCTCGTGAAATCATCGCTGGTCATATTACTGATGGTGCGACGATTACGGTAGAAATGAAAGAGGGGCAATTGGTTGTGCATGCATAA
- a CDS encoding YjzD family protein — protein MKYFWALFWSFLLSNMMVYVIANMTTTAEHPIEYSFNTALILTVIFTIFVGILGDGVLNKKITD, from the coding sequence ATGAAATACTTCTGGGCTTTATTTTGGTCATTTTTACTTAGCAATATGATGGTTTACGTTATTGCAAATATGACTACAACAGCTGAACATCCTATCGAGTATAGCTTTAATACTGCGTTAATTCTAACAGTAATCTTCACTATTTTCGTTGGTATTTTAGGCGACGGCGTTTTAAACAAAAAAATTACTGATTAA
- a CDS encoding beta-ketoacyl-ACP synthase III: MNAGILGIGRYVGEKILTNKDLEKRIDTSDEWIRTRTGIEERRIANDDTTTADMATFAAEKALKMSGIKPEEIELIVVATITPDYVFPTVSCIVQDRIGAINAAAMDISAACSGFIYGLSVAKQYIENGEYKHILVVAGDKLSNITNWEDRNTAVLFGDGAGAAVLGPVEEGKGILAVDLGADGSGGKYLHGKPKIWMNGREVFKFAVRKMGEASTKIIEKAGLTQEDVQFLIPHQANIRIMEASRQRLNLPEEKMSTTITKYGNTSASSIPIAMVEELENGKIKDGDVIVMVGFGGGLTWGATILKWGK; encoded by the coding sequence ATGAACGCAGGTATTTTAGGTATCGGTCGCTATGTAGGAGAAAAAATTTTAACAAATAAAGATTTAGAAAAACGAATAGATACATCGGATGAATGGATCCGGACAAGAACAGGGATTGAAGAACGTCGTATTGCAAATGATGATACAACAACTGCAGACATGGCTACTTTTGCTGCAGAAAAGGCATTAAAGATGTCGGGCATTAAACCAGAAGAAATTGAATTAATCGTTGTGGCTACTATTACTCCAGATTATGTATTTCCAACTGTTTCTTGTATTGTACAAGATCGTATTGGTGCAATAAATGCTGCAGCTATGGATATTAGTGCAGCATGTTCTGGTTTTATTTATGGATTATCGGTAGCAAAGCAATATATTGAAAATGGAGAATATAAGCATATCTTAGTCGTTGCTGGGGATAAATTATCGAATATCACAAATTGGGAAGACCGGAATACGGCTGTGTTGTTCGGAGATGGAGCAGGAGCTGCTGTGTTAGGACCAGTGGAAGAAGGGAAAGGTATTTTAGCTGTTGACTTAGGAGCTGATGGTAGCGGAGGAAAATATTTGCATGGTAAACCTAAAATTTGGATGAATGGACGGGAAGTATTTAAATTTGCTGTCCGCAAAATGGGAGAAGCATCAACGAAAATTATTGAAAAAGCAGGATTAACGCAAGAAGATGTGCAATTTTTAATTCCGCATCAAGCAAATATTCGCATTATGGAAGCTTCTCGTCAACGATTAAATTTGCCTGAAGAGAAAATGTCGACTACAATAACTAAATATGGTAATACTTCGGCATCTTCCATTCCAATTGCTATGGTTGAAGAATTAGAAAATGGGAAGATAAAAGATGGAGATGTAATTGTTATGGTAGGATTTGGTGGCGGATTGACTTGGGGTGCCACTATACTAAAATGGGGAAAATAA
- the fabF gene encoding beta-ketoacyl-ACP synthase II produces MENRRVVITGIGAVSPIGNDAHTMWENAIKGVSGIDIVSRVNPEDFPAKVAAEVRDVKMEEFLDRKELNRMDRFTQFGVIASKMAVADANLTITEENASRVGVWVGSGIGGLETYEQQHLQFLKRGYRRVSPFFVPMMIPDMAAGQISIALGAKGPNSCTVTACATGTNSIGDAFEAVRRGDADIMIAGGTEAPITNMAFSGFSTAKALTFNDDPTTASRPFDKNRDGFVMGEGAGIVVLETLESAKARSAHIYAEVIGYGSTGDAYHITAPAPDGEGAARAMKMAIDKAGIAPSEVNYINAHGTSTPYNDKFETQAIKTVFGDHAYKLAVSSTKSMTGHLLGAAGGVETIFSVKALEEGILPPTINYQEKDEDCDLDYVPNEARSTEIQVAMSNSLGFGGHNATLLFRKYNG; encoded by the coding sequence ATGGAAAATAGACGTGTTGTAATTACAGGAATTGGAGCAGTTTCACCAATTGGTAACGATGCACACACAATGTGGGAAAATGCTATTAAAGGTGTATCTGGTATTGACATTGTTTCACGCGTAAATCCAGAAGACTTTCCAGCAAAAGTAGCAGCTGAAGTAAGAGATGTAAAGATGGAGGAATTTTTAGATCGAAAAGAATTAAATCGGATGGATCGTTTTACACAATTTGGGGTAATTGCGAGTAAAATGGCTGTAGCAGATGCTAACTTAACGATTACAGAAGAAAATGCTTCGCGTGTTGGGGTATGGGTAGGATCTGGTATTGGTGGATTAGAAACATATGAACAACAGCATCTTCAGTTTTTAAAACGTGGATATCGACGTGTAAGTCCTTTTTTTGTTCCAATGATGATTCCAGATATGGCAGCAGGACAAATTTCGATTGCTTTAGGAGCAAAAGGACCAAACTCTTGTACAGTTACTGCTTGTGCTACAGGGACAAATTCAATTGGAGATGCATTTGAAGCCGTTCGGCGCGGGGATGCGGATATTATGATTGCGGGTGGAACGGAAGCACCAATTACAAATATGGCATTTTCAGGATTTTCCACAGCAAAAGCATTAACATTTAACGATGACCCTACAACAGCAAGTCGTCCATTTGATAAAAATAGAGACGGATTTGTGATGGGAGAAGGTGCTGGAATCGTCGTATTAGAAACGTTAGAATCGGCAAAAGCCCGCAGCGCCCATATTTATGCAGAAGTGATTGGATACGGTTCAACTGGAGATGCGTATCATATTACAGCACCAGCACCAGATGGAGAAGGTGCTGCACGTGCGATGAAAATGGCCATCGATAAAGCTGGGATTGCCCCATCCGAAGTCAATTATATTAATGCACATGGTACAAGTACACCGTATAACGATAAATTTGAAACACAAGCGATTAAAACGGTATTTGGTGATCATGCATATAAATTAGCGGTTAGTTCCACAAAATCAATGACAGGTCATCTACTAGGAGCCGCTGGTGGGGTAGAAACGATTTTCTCCGTAAAAGCATTAGAAGAAGGAATCTTACCACCAACGATTAACTATCAAGAAAAAGACGAGGATTGTGATCTTGATTATGTTCCAAATGAAGCGCGTTCAACAGAAATTCAAGTTGCCATGAGCAATTCATTAGGATTTGGTGGCCATAACGCTACGTTACTATTTAGAAAATATAACGGGTAA
- a CDS encoding DUF3603 family protein has protein sequence MFFMHDVWVNWCEGEENGYNIHSFHEWRKSDTIELLEKVPLLHLSDDLYMYIENQLYDLPQELLNDVSNQAILRKNHERLPLENAFIATDGKNVLAVDTIGYMTPMKKSRLIPRQEQLALEIVHGTSIKKYAVPKGYEEKEFHILSPHPKYMIGLTRKEKQLKQLLFMQLDHLYAARNEAEVKYWYTEWSPEKYEIIQKMTFESAWKGLYAEVQENWSTKHEYLCERLAKNQAYFEQVYMQETESKDVSFL, from the coding sequence ATGTTTTTTATGCATGATGTTTGGGTGAATTGGTGTGAAGGAGAAGAAAATGGATACAACATCCATTCCTTTCATGAGTGGAGAAAAAGTGACACGATTGAATTGTTAGAAAAAGTTCCTTTGCTGCATCTTTCAGACGATCTATACATGTATATTGAAAATCAGCTGTATGATTTACCTCAAGAATTATTAAATGATGTGAGCAATCAAGCCATTTTACGAAAAAATCATGAGCGGTTACCATTAGAAAATGCGTTTATTGCAACAGATGGAAAAAATGTATTGGCAGTCGATACGATTGGGTATATGACGCCTATGAAAAAAAGCCGGTTAATTCCAAGACAAGAACAGTTAGCGTTAGAAATTGTTCATGGTACATCTATCAAAAAGTACGCAGTACCAAAAGGATATGAGGAAAAAGAATTTCACATTTTATCTCCACATCCAAAATATATGATTGGGTTAACGCGAAAAGAAAAACAACTAAAACAATTACTATTTATGCAACTAGATCATTTATATGCAGCACGCAATGAAGCGGAAGTGAAATATTGGTACACAGAATGGTCACCAGAAAAGTATGAAATCATTCAGAAAATGACGTTTGAATCAGCATGGAAAGGATTATATGCAGAAGTACAAGAAAATTGGTCAACAAAACATGAATATTTATGTGAACGACTTGCGAAAAATCAAGCCTATTTTGAACAAGTGTATATGCAAGAAACAGAGTCAAAAGATGTCTCTTTTTTATAA
- the trpS gene encoding tryptophan--tRNA ligase: MTVIFSGIQPSGTLTLGNYLGALKHFVDLQDDNDCYFCVVNQHAITVPQDPITLRKNIRSLASLYLAAGIDPTKSTLFIQSEVPAHAQLGWILQCISYIGELERMTQFKDKSNGKEAVSAGLLTYPPLMAADILLYQADLVPVGEDQKQHLELTRDLAERFNNRYREVFTIPEVSIPKVGARIMSLQEPMKKMSKSDENQNGFISLLDDAKTIERKIKRAQTDSDGLIRFDKENKPGVSNLMSIYSLCSGKSLQQIEEEYANKGYGEFKTDVAQSVVEVLQPLQDRYYDYIDSTKLDDILDAGAEQANKVALKTLRKVERAMGLSRNRKK; this comes from the coding sequence ATGACTGTTATTTTTTCTGGCATTCAACCGAGTGGAACATTAACACTTGGAAATTATTTAGGAGCATTAAAACATTTTGTTGATTTACAAGACGATAATGATTGTTACTTTTGCGTGGTCAACCAACATGCGATTACCGTTCCACAAGATCCGATTACCTTACGAAAAAACATTCGTTCCTTAGCTTCCCTTTATTTAGCAGCAGGCATCGATCCAACTAAATCAACGTTATTCATTCAATCAGAAGTTCCCGCGCACGCACAACTAGGATGGATTTTACAATGTATTTCGTATATCGGGGAACTAGAAAGAATGACACAATTTAAAGATAAGTCAAATGGAAAAGAAGCAGTTTCTGCGGGGCTACTTACCTATCCACCATTAATGGCAGCTGATATTTTGCTCTATCAGGCCGATCTTGTACCTGTTGGAGAAGACCAAAAACAACATTTAGAACTAACACGTGATTTAGCAGAACGTTTTAATAACCGTTATCGGGAAGTATTTACAATTCCAGAAGTATCGATTCCTAAGGTTGGGGCACGGATTATGTCCCTACAAGAACCGATGAAAAAAATGAGTAAATCGGATGAAAACCAAAATGGATTTATTTCTTTACTCGATGATGCAAAAACGATTGAACGAAAAATTAAACGGGCACAAACGGATTCCGATGGATTGATTCGTTTTGACAAAGAAAATAAGCCTGGTGTATCTAACTTAATGAGCATTTATTCTCTTTGCAGCGGAAAATCATTACAACAAATAGAAGAAGAATATGCGAATAAAGGATACGGTGAATTTAAAACAGACGTTGCACAATCAGTAGTAGAAGTATTACAACCACTTCAAGACCGTTATTATGACTATATCGACTCCACCAAGTTAGATGATATTTTAGATGCTGGAGCAGAACAAGCAAATAAAGTAGCTCTTAAAACATTACGTAAAGTCGAACGGGCAATGGGGCTTTCTCGAAACAGAAAAAAATAA
- a CDS encoding peptide ABC transporter substrate-binding protein yields the protein MKKSLTVLVALVMSLSLVLAACGGGSKTSEDSKVLRLNLGSEPPTLHPGLANDNIAHTILTQTFEGLTRIGKDGKPHNAIAEKIEKSDDATKYTITLRKDAKWSNGDPVTAKDFEYAWEWVLTPENEAKYAYQLYYIKNGEKYYNGEVGKEEVGIKATDDYTLEVELEQSTPFFEELLAFYTYYPINSKIAEKNPKWASDAGKNYTSNGPFVLDTWKHSDQLILKKNESYFDKDKVKLDEINFTMIGDANTELNKFNSGEIDWAGTPNGNSIPSEAIKSLDKEGKLNIKPIAGVYWLKFNTEVKPFNNKKVRQALGYAINRQDIIDNVLQGGQQPAMANVPPTMIKDSEKGYFKDGDVKKAKQLLEEGLKEEGFTGVDDPNLPTFELAFNSEGDHKKLMQAIQDVWSKELGIKTELKNEEWKVYIEKLHSGNYQIGRMGWVGDFNDPINFLDQFKEKEGGNNDTKWENEEFKSLLDQSQTELDHGKRLALLKQADQIITDEMPIVPLYFYTNVYVKNDKLDGYFLTGLGAIDLKEAYFKK from the coding sequence ATGAAAAAAAGTTTAACAGTATTAGTTGCTTTAGTAATGTCACTAAGTTTAGTACTAGCAGCATGTGGCGGCGGTTCTAAAACGAGTGAAGACAGTAAAGTTCTTCGTTTAAATCTTGGATCTGAACCACCAACACTCCATCCTGGTTTAGCGAATGATAATATCGCACATACCATATTAACACAAACATTTGAAGGATTAACACGTATCGGGAAAGATGGAAAACCTCACAACGCAATAGCAGAAAAAATAGAAAAATCAGATGATGCAACAAAATATACAATTACATTACGTAAAGATGCAAAATGGTCGAATGGAGACCCTGTTACTGCAAAAGACTTCGAATATGCATGGGAATGGGTACTTACTCCTGAAAACGAAGCAAAATATGCCTATCAATTGTATTACATTAAAAACGGGGAAAAATATTATAACGGGGAAGTCGGCAAAGAAGAAGTTGGAATAAAAGCAACAGATGACTATACGTTAGAAGTAGAGCTTGAACAATCAACACCATTCTTTGAAGAATTATTAGCTTTCTATACTTATTATCCAATAAACAGTAAAATTGCAGAGAAAAATCCGAAATGGGCAAGTGATGCTGGTAAAAACTACACATCAAATGGACCATTTGTATTAGATACTTGGAAACATAGCGATCAATTAATTCTTAAAAAGAATGAAAGCTACTTTGATAAAGATAAAGTAAAATTAGATGAAATTAACTTTACAATGATTGGCGATGCAAATACAGAATTAAACAAATTTAACTCTGGTGAAATCGATTGGGCAGGTACGCCTAACGGTAACTCCATTCCATCAGAAGCAATTAAAAGTTTAGACAAAGAAGGTAAATTGAATATCAAACCAATCGCTGGTGTGTATTGGTTAAAATTCAACACAGAAGTAAAACCGTTTAACAACAAAAAAGTTCGTCAAGCATTAGGCTATGCAATCAATCGGCAAGATATTATCGACAACGTTCTTCAAGGTGGACAACAACCAGCAATGGCAAACGTACCGCCAACCATGATTAAAGATAGTGAAAAAGGTTACTTTAAAGATGGCGATGTAAAAAAAGCAAAACAATTGCTTGAAGAAGGATTAAAAGAAGAAGGATTTACAGGTGTCGATGATCCCAACTTACCAACATTTGAACTTGCATTTAATTCAGAAGGCGACCATAAAAAATTAATGCAAGCAATCCAAGATGTTTGGAGTAAAGAATTAGGCATTAAAACCGAACTTAAAAATGAAGAATGGAAAGTATATATCGAAAAACTACATTCTGGTAACTATCAAATCGGTCGTATGGGATGGGTTGGAGACTTTAACGATCCAATTAACTTCTTAGACCAATTTAAAGAAAAGGAAGGCGGAAATAACGATACGAAATGGGAGAACGAAGAATTTAAATCGTTACTTGATCAATCACAAACAGAACTTGACCACGGAAAACGTTTAGCTTTATTAAAACAAGCTGATCAAATTATTACAGATGAAATGCCAATCGTTCCACTTTATTTCTATACAAATGTATATGTAAAAAATGATAAATTGGATGGTTATTTCCTTACTGGTTTAGGTGCTATTGATTTAAAAGAAGCATATTTTAAAAAATAA
- a CDS encoding ABC transporter permease, giving the protein MAKYIGKRLFYIFISLWLIISITFFMMRAAPGSPLSDEKKLPPKIEAQLAEQYGLNDPWYEQYATYLTNILKWDFGTSMKYQDQSVNDMINQGFPVSLVLGLESIFLAVAIGIILGVIAALRHNKWQDYMAMMIAVLGISVPSFIIASVLQYIFSIQLQWTPVAGWDTFAHTILPAIALSAAPLAFIARLMRSTMLEVMNQDYMKTAKAKGLSGRVIVYKHGLRNALLPVVSFMGPLVAGILTGSFVIEKIFGIPGLGQSFVTSITNRDYTTIMGVTVFYSILLLLSILIVDLIYGLIDPRIKIADRKEN; this is encoded by the coding sequence GTGGCGAAATATATAGGAAAACGACTTTTTTATATTTTCATTTCTTTATGGTTAATTATTTCGATCACCTTTTTTATGATGCGAGCTGCGCCGGGAAGCCCACTTTCTGATGAGAAAAAGTTGCCACCAAAAATTGAAGCGCAGTTAGCAGAACAATACGGATTAAATGATCCGTGGTATGAGCAATATGCAACATACTTAACAAACATTTTAAAGTGGGACTTTGGTACATCGATGAAATATCAAGATCAAAGTGTGAATGATATGATCAATCAAGGTTTCCCCGTTTCTTTAGTATTAGGGTTAGAATCTATCTTTCTAGCAGTTGCAATTGGGATTATTTTAGGAGTAATAGCTGCACTTCGTCATAATAAATGGCAAGATTATATGGCAATGATGATCGCGGTTTTAGGAATTTCGGTACCTAGCTTCATAATTGCTTCGGTGTTACAGTATATTTTCTCGATTCAATTACAATGGACGCCAGTTGCAGGTTGGGATACATTTGCACATACGATTTTACCTGCCATTGCATTAAGTGCTGCGCCGTTAGCTTTTATCGCACGGTTAATGCGTTCTACAATGTTAGAAGTAATGAATCAAGATTATATGAAAACAGCAAAAGCAAAAGGATTATCAGGTCGGGTTATTGTGTATAAACATGGACTGCGCAATGCGTTATTACCAGTTGTTTCTTTTATGGGACCATTAGTAGCAGGGATTTTAACTGGAAGTTTTGTAATTGAAAAAATCTTCGGTATTCCTGGGCTTGGGCAATCGTTCGTAACAAGTATTACGAATCGTGACTATACAACAATTATGGGTGTTACTGTCTTTTATAGTATTTTATTATTATTATCTATTTTAATCGTGGACTTAATTTATGGACTGATTGATCCGCGTATTAAAATTGCAGATAGGAAGGAGAATTAA
- a CDS encoding ABC transporter permease — protein MAQQLDKKLFEPLDTSLEQSEPLSRPSLSFWKDAWRRFRKNKLAMFGVVLLVFLSIFAIFGPLMTPYDYHTNDLAKVNETPSGEHWFGTDDLGRDIFERVWYGARISLFIGITAALIDLVIGVLWGGIAGYYGKRVDEVMMRIADVLAAVPYLLMVILLLVALGQGLFTMILAMTLTGWINMARIVRGQVMQLKSQEFVLAAKSLGASTKRIMFKHLIPNMMGPILVTLTLTIPNAIFTEAFLSYLGLGVKAPLASWGTMASDGVPALTYYPWRLLFPAIFISVAIFAFNVIGDGLRDALDPKLRK, from the coding sequence ATGGCACAACAACTAGATAAAAAACTGTTTGAGCCTTTGGATACATCACTAGAACAATCCGAACCTTTATCACGACCAAGCTTGTCCTTTTGGAAAGATGCTTGGCGTCGCTTTCGAAAAAATAAGTTAGCAATGTTTGGAGTTGTTCTCCTTGTTTTTCTTTCTATTTTTGCAATTTTTGGTCCGCTAATGACCCCGTATGATTATCATACGAATGATTTAGCAAAAGTAAATGAAACGCCGTCTGGAGAACATTGGTTTGGGACGGATGATTTAGGGCGTGACATATTTGAACGTGTTTGGTACGGGGCACGAATTTCATTATTTATCGGAATTACAGCTGCGCTAATTGATTTAGTCATTGGTGTTCTTTGGGGAGGCATTGCTGGTTATTACGGAAAACGTGTCGATGAAGTGATGATGCGAATTGCTGACGTATTAGCAGCAGTACCTTATTTATTAATGGTTATTTTATTATTAGTTGCGCTTGGACAAGGATTATTTACGATGATTCTTGCGATGACCCTTACCGGTTGGATTAACATGGCACGTATCGTTCGTGGACAAGTGATGCAATTAAAATCACAAGAATTTGTATTAGCAGCGAAAAGTTTAGGTGCTAGCACAAAACGAATTATGTTTAAACATTTAATTCCCAACATGATGGGGCCTATTTTAGTAACCTTAACATTAACGATTCCAAATGCTATTTTTACGGAAGCATTTTTAAGTTATTTAGGATTAGGGGTAAAAGCACCGCTAGCTAGTTGGGGGACAATGGCAAGTGACGGTGTACCAGCTTTAACATATTATCCATGGCGTTTACTATTCCCAGCTATTTTTATTTCTGTTGCAATTTTTGCATTCAATGTTATTGGGGACGGATTACGTGATGCACTTGATCCAAAATTACGTAAATAG